Proteins co-encoded in one Xyrauchen texanus isolate HMW12.3.18 chromosome 19, RBS_HiC_50CHRs, whole genome shotgun sequence genomic window:
- the LOC127659918 gene encoding ubiquitin-conjugating enzyme E2 D2-like isoform X1, which produces MALKRIHKELTDLGRDPPAQCSAGPVGDDLFHWQATIMGPNDSPYQGGVFFLTIHFPTDYPFKPPKVAFTTRIYHPNINSNGSICLDILRSQWSPALTISKVLLSICSLLCDPNPDDPLVPEIARIYKTDNEKWTLQTEGLGAVLSQVVEG; this is translated from the exons GAGCTGACTGATCTGGGCAGAGACCCCCCAGCACAGTGCTCAGCAGGGCCAGTTGGAGATGACT TGTTTCATTGGCAAGCGACAATTATGGGACCT AATGACAGTCCATATCAAGGGGGTGTGTTTTTCTTGACCATTCATTTTCCTACAGACTACCCTTTCAAACCACCTAAG GTTGCATTCACCACAAGAATATATCACCCGAATATTAACAGTAACGGCAGCATCTGTTTGGATATTCTAAGGTCGCAGTGGTCCCCTGCTTTAACTATCTCTAAAG TTCTATTATCCATCTGCTCACTGTTATGTGATCCAAACCCAGATGATCCATTAGTGCCAGAGATAGCACGTATCTATAAAACAGACAATGAAAA atggacgcttcagacagaggggctgggggccgtactctcgcaggtggtggaggggtaG
- the LOC127659918 gene encoding ubiquitin-conjugating enzyme E2 D2-like isoform X2 produces the protein MALKRIHKELTDLGRDPPAQCSAGPVGDDLFHWQATIMGPNDSPYQGGVFFLTIHFPTDYPFKPPKVAFTTRIYHPNINSNGSICLDILRSQWSPALTISKVLLSICSLLCDPNPDDPLVPEIARIYKTDNEKYNRIAREWTQKYAM, from the exons GAGCTGACTGATCTGGGCAGAGACCCCCCAGCACAGTGCTCAGCAGGGCCAGTTGGAGATGACT TGTTTCATTGGCAAGCGACAATTATGGGACCT AATGACAGTCCATATCAAGGGGGTGTGTTTTTCTTGACCATTCATTTTCCTACAGACTACCCTTTCAAACCACCTAAG GTTGCATTCACCACAAGAATATATCACCCGAATATTAACAGTAACGGCAGCATCTGTTTGGATATTCTAAGGTCGCAGTGGTCCCCTGCTTTAACTATCTCTAAAG TTCTATTATCCATCTGCTCACTGTTATGTGATCCAAACCCAGATGATCCATTAGTGCCAGAGATAGCACGTATCTATAAAACAGACAATGAAAA GTACAACAGAATAGCTCGGGAATGGACTCAAAAGTATGCCATGTGA